One stretch of Rhodoferax lithotrophicus DNA includes these proteins:
- a CDS encoding putative bifunctional diguanylate cyclase/phosphodiesterase → MFNTTMRRFNLTRPFSLLAFVLMAIAAVTLVQLVRQQEIGQMERTAQDRNVSLTRVFSSFLATEINALIALPPTAPPNPTEQARYLHNKIAQLSADSGIHRVKIYNTQGVTIFSTEPHQIGENKGLNPGFTAALHGQVASDLVFRNQFSSFERVLENVDLVSSYVPITVNNRVSAVVEVYQDVTLLVKRIDHTLWQVWSIVLAVLVPLYLILILVVARSQKLLRGNEALLEASNSALDQRVTERTQALQQSETRFRCLSEMSSDFYWETNAEHHFTLRTLSKNESEQPLHQLNTLIGKRLWEIPYCGPDEAAWQAHRATLDAHLRFRDFEIVHLDAQGQRRHISLSGDPQFDAEGVFTGYLGVGSDITERKQVEADLRIAASAFESQEAMMVTDAKAVILRINQAFTDITGYSAEEVLGHTPHILASGRHDADFYRNMWIAINRDGVWKGEIWDRRKNGEVYPKWLTISAVKDRQGQVTHYIGTHYDITEQKKSEEKIHELAFFDPLTNLPNRTLLRDRLKQAVAGCHRNQVFGALMFIDLDHFKTLNDTHGHNIGDLLLQQIAKRLVSNVREGDTVARLGGDEFVVILKNLGETADHTALLTKQIGEKILVELSQTYHLDNLNYHSSASMGATLIDGLETSIDELLKQADMAMYKSKDAGRNTLHFFDPAMQRGLLERNALESDLRDALNQGQLELHFQPQMSINGGIYGAEALVRWHHPQRGMVSPVEFIGLAEETGLILPLGLWVLETACRQLASWATQPELAHLTLAVNVSAKQILQPNFVEQVLHVLASTQPNPHHLKLELTESLLIDNLEDVVGKMKALKLHGVGFSLDDFGTGYSSLSYLSQLPLDQLKIDRSFVMHIDSQDRAMAICAAIISMAHSLKLRVVAEGVETEAQRYILNTVHHCDYIQGYLYSKPLPIAGFETFATQHLGAAKATTRHKNT, encoded by the coding sequence ATGTTCAACACCACCATGCGCCGGTTCAACCTAACTCGCCCATTCTCGCTGCTGGCTTTTGTCTTGATGGCCATCGCGGCGGTCACGCTCGTCCAGCTGGTTCGACAGCAGGAAATTGGCCAAATGGAGCGAACCGCGCAAGACCGCAACGTCAGCCTGACCCGGGTCTTCAGCTCCTTTCTGGCCACCGAAATTAACGCACTGATTGCCTTACCCCCAACAGCGCCCCCCAATCCAACTGAGCAGGCCAGGTACCTGCACAACAAAATTGCCCAACTCAGCGCCGATTCGGGCATCCACCGGGTGAAGATATACAACACACAAGGTGTCACCATTTTCTCCACCGAACCCCATCAAATCGGTGAGAACAAAGGCCTAAACCCTGGTTTTACCGCGGCACTCCATGGACAAGTTGCCAGTGATCTGGTGTTCCGCAACCAATTCAGCTCCTTTGAGCGGGTTCTGGAAAATGTGGATTTGGTGTCAAGCTATGTCCCGATCACCGTTAATAACCGCGTCAGCGCTGTGGTTGAGGTGTACCAGGATGTCACCTTACTGGTTAAACGCATTGACCATACCTTGTGGCAGGTCTGGTCCATCGTGCTGGCAGTCTTGGTACCGCTTTACCTGATACTGATCCTGGTGGTGGCTCGCAGCCAGAAGCTTCTTCGCGGCAACGAGGCGCTGCTTGAGGCCTCCAACAGTGCGCTTGACCAGCGCGTCACGGAACGCACCCAGGCACTGCAACAAAGTGAAACGCGTTTTCGCTGCCTGAGTGAAATGTCTTCGGATTTTTATTGGGAAACAAACGCGGAACATCACTTTACGCTGCGCACGCTGAGCAAAAATGAATCCGAGCAACCCTTGCACCAGCTGAATACACTCATTGGAAAAAGACTCTGGGAGATACCTTACTGCGGACCGGACGAAGCCGCCTGGCAAGCACACCGCGCCACCTTGGATGCGCATTTACGGTTTCGTGATTTTGAAATTGTCCACCTGGATGCACAGGGACAACGACGACACATCAGCCTCAGCGGAGACCCTCAGTTTGATGCAGAAGGTGTGTTCACCGGCTACCTGGGTGTAGGCAGTGACATCACCGAACGCAAGCAGGTTGAGGCCGATTTGCGCATTGCGGCATCTGCCTTTGAGTCGCAAGAGGCCATGATGGTGACCGATGCCAAAGCGGTGATTTTGCGCATCAACCAAGCTTTTACAGACATCACCGGCTACAGCGCGGAGGAAGTCCTTGGACACACCCCCCACATCCTGGCTTCCGGCCGTCACGATGCTGACTTCTACCGCAACATGTGGATCGCGATCAACCGCGACGGGGTATGGAAAGGCGAAATCTGGGATCGACGCAAAAACGGTGAGGTCTACCCCAAATGGCTCACCATTTCTGCGGTCAAAGACCGTCAGGGACAGGTCACACATTACATCGGCACCCACTATGACATCACGGAGCAGAAGAAGTCTGAGGAAAAAATTCACGAACTGGCTTTTTTTGATCCACTGACGAACTTGCCCAACCGTACCTTGTTGCGTGACCGGCTGAAACAAGCTGTGGCGGGATGCCATCGCAATCAGGTCTTCGGTGCCTTGATGTTCATTGACCTCGATCATTTCAAGACCCTCAACGACACCCATGGTCACAACATAGGTGATTTACTTCTGCAACAAATCGCCAAACGGCTGGTATCCAACGTGCGGGAGGGTGACACCGTGGCCCGTTTGGGTGGCGACGAGTTTGTGGTGATATTAAAAAATCTGGGTGAAACCGCTGATCACACCGCCTTGTTGACCAAACAAATTGGCGAAAAAATTCTGGTCGAACTGAGCCAGACCTACCACCTGGATAACCTGAATTACCACAGCTCGGCCAGCATGGGTGCTACCTTGATCGATGGTCTTGAGACTTCCATTGACGAGTTGCTCAAACAGGCCGATATGGCCATGTACAAATCCAAAGATGCCGGTCGCAACACCCTGCACTTTTTTGATCCGGCCATGCAGCGCGGTCTGCTGGAACGCAATGCCCTGGAGTCTGATCTGCGTGATGCACTGAACCAAGGTCAACTCGAATTACATTTCCAGCCACAAATGTCGATCAACGGCGGTATTTATGGTGCCGAAGCCCTGGTACGCTGGCATCACCCGCAGCGCGGCATGGTCTCACCCGTCGAATTCATCGGTTTGGCGGAAGAAACCGGGCTGATCCTGCCGCTCGGTCTTTGGGTGCTGGAAACCGCCTGTCGACAATTGGCAAGTTGGGCCACGCAACCTGAATTGGCCCATCTGACCCTGGCGGTTAATGTCAGTGCCAAGCAAATTCTGCAGCCGAATTTTGTCGAACAGGTACTTCACGTATTGGCTTCCACGCAACCCAATCCACACCACCTGAAACTGGAATTGACTGAAAGTTTGCTGATAGACAACCTGGAAGATGTGGTCGGCAAAATGAAGGCACTGAAGCTGCATGGTGTCGGTTTTTCGCTGGACGACTTTGGCACCGGTTACTCGTCTTTGTCCTACCTCAGCCAGTTGCCGCTGGATCAGCTCAAGATTGACCGAAGTTTTGTCATGCACATTGATTCACAAGACCGTGCCATGGCCATTTGCGCCGCCATCATCAGCATGGCGCACAGCTTGAAACTGCGTGTGGTGGCGGAAGGTGTTGAAACTGAAGCTCAGCGCTACATCCTCAACACGGTGCACCACTGCGATTACATCCAAGGCTATCTGTACAGCAAACCTTTGCCGATTGCCGGGTTTGAAACCTTTGCGACCCAGCATCTCGGTGCCGCCAAAGCCACCACAAGGCATAAAAATACGTGA